The proteins below come from a single Mya arenaria isolate MELC-2E11 chromosome 8, ASM2691426v1 genomic window:
- the LOC128243271 gene encoding uncharacterized protein LOC128243271 — protein MDSDRESERLFSLRLSRVMGDIGVNSWVIARRRRTHLQIETIRNVYKVLKDVNDTDYIFGSQSEATTTPGMDSDTDYLFSDNREHVALSWRDWQYGKPNLLVLKDEHTPPQVCYLQRLRSDCPLSVLHPKGPDDVLDEDGRVLLTNTMVQLQDFVQSLSESGEIFRHGPSMTHDKNHDTVHAYHCGQLPDECLFMFHRPRPGHWPRPDTLARARETGVFLVPQGYTESPTKKSRACQITKVTYNRK, from the exons ATGGATAGTGATAGGGAGAGTGAAAGACTGTTTTCCCTGAGGCTGTCCCGTGTGATGGGGGATATCGGCGTCAACAGCTGGGTGATTGCCAGGAGAAGGAGAACACACCTACAGATTGAGACTATAAGGAATGTTTATAAGGTGTTGAAAGATGTGAATGATACTGATTACATATTTGGAAGTCAGAGTGAGGCAACAACCACTCCTGGGATGGACTCAGATACTGACTATTTGTTTAGTGATAACAGAGAACATGTGGCTCTTTCATGGAGGGACTGGCAATATGGAAAGCCAAATCTTCTGGTGTTAAAGGATGAGCACACTCCTCCCCAAGTCTGCTACTTACAAAGACTGAGAAGTGACTGCCCACTATCAGTACTACACCCAAAAGGTCCTGATGATGTGTTGGATGAAGATGGGAGAGTTTTATTGACTAATACAATGGTACAATTACAGGACTTTGTGCAGAGCTTAAGTGAGTCTGGTGAAATATTTCGACATGGCCCATCAATGACACATGATAAAAATCATGACACTGTCCACGCATACCATTGTGGACAGCTGCCAGACGAATGCCTGTTCATGTTCCACAGACCACGCCCCGGACACTGGCCTAGACCTGACACACTAGCCCGGGCCAGGGAGACTGGTGTATTCCTGGTGCCACAGGGCTACACTGAGAGTCCAACTAAAAAATCTAG AGCATGTCAAATAACCAAAGTGACCTACAACAGGAAGTAG